In the genome of Ensifer sp. WSM1721, the window TCCGGCGTCTATGCATGGGATGTTTCCGAAGGCGATCCGCTCGCGGTTGAAAAATTCCAGCGTGTTCTGGCCGAGGCGCGTGAAATCGAGGTGCTGCTCGTCGGCACCGGTCGCGAAATCCGGCCCTTGCCCAAGGAGTTGAAGGCAGCGCTACAGGCCGTCAGCATTTCTTCCGATCCGATGAACACCGGGGCTGCCGTGCGGACTTACAACGTCATGTTGGCGGAATCGCGCGCTGTCGCTGCCGCATTGGTCGCGGTGTGACAGGGGAATTCACCGTGCAACAGCCTGACCACCAGGTCCTCGCAACTCTGCGGGAGACCGATCGTGATCGCTACCTGGCGTGCCTGCTTTCACCGCCGGAAAAGCGGCATTCGCTCGCGGCACTTTACGCGTTCTATGCGGAAATTGCCCGTGTGCGTGACGTGATACACGAGCCGCTGCCAGGGGAAATCCGGCTGCAATGGTGGCGCGATATTCTTGCAAACGAGCAATCGGACGGCGCGGGCCATCCGCTGGCAGAGGCTCTTCTGCGTTG includes:
- a CDS encoding Mth938-like domain-containing protein; the encoded protein is MAKGIEMREAHFPGRAPIDAYGNGGFRFADMSHRGSVLMLPSGVYAWDVSEGDPLAVEKFQRVLAEAREIEVLLVGTGREIRPLPKELKAALQAVSISSDPMNTGAAVRTYNVMLAESRAVAAALVAV